tggaggactccatccacacaactttgagaacattatgtagaactctcaggaatgcatgtttcctcacgatgttttccttagaaaagttagaggtgcgttctgggatacGACCTCGgctccctgaaagtgaagtcgagctcctacccactgagctatcagcGCTTCTGCAACGTTGGCAACATTTGACATAAAAGCTACAATTTACATTTCTCTTCTATATATGGCTTTTGAATCTCGGTACGCGTACCACTCACTTGAATGATTGTTTAAGTGttcattcagtcattcattcTTCCGATGTCGTTAGTTCTACTTTTGTGTTTTGTAGCTTTCATTTTATTGTACTACGGAAGAAACTTTGTCAGGcgtatatcataaatattctAGCCAGCAATTTGTAAATGTCGATTTGGAATAAATACTTGGAAACAGAATTCGGTGCTTTATCTAACGTGAGCTGCAACATGTAGCTGTGAGATTAAcaagtataagtataatatatttaaaattttgaataccTGCTGTTGTCCGCGGTTTCGTACGCGGATTTTGGCTTtttatgaatcctgcgggaactgtacattttccagggataaaaagtagcctatgttaatccagggtataatctatctccattccaaaattctatcaaattggttcagtagtttttgcgtgacagAGTAACAAAtacccatccatccatccttacaaactttcacatttataatatactagctgttgcccgcgacttcttctgcgtttgattttgtttttaaagtattttcgctgatgagttctgtcctatatctccaaccacattaatcagatctacacaaagtttggtcaaaattaaacacatattgtaacctctatagtacaaaaataattatttaaatcggttattatttgtcggagttatggtgtaaaatcgtcaaacactttcatcccctctcccaaagaaactgagcttaattttgggataaaaagtatcctatgttacttctattACTTCCAaaaatttgtgtacaaagtttcacgaggatcggttaagtagtttttgtgtgaaagcgtaacaaacaaacttacattgacatttctAATATTgtagggatagagatagggaagtataatttaaaatttcacgaactatgtagttaaaaaaaagtcgtaaaagacaaattcaaattgaaattctttattttggaaaaaatatggCAGGTACTGAACACTTATACAtagatgttattattttatgtttcacGCATATTTTATCGTTAACATCGACGTCCAAATTTTGGGGCAAATTAGAAAAGCAtacaattaagtttaatgtGTTAGTTGTAATGAATACAACTGTATTTTAGATCTTGGTATTTTTCTTTAAGCCTTTATAGGCATACTCTAAACAATCGCTACGAAGGAACTGTAATCCGGACACGACCTTCTGTCATGAAGTaaacgacaaagaagaaagaAGGCGTACTCTGACCATCCTTAGTGTTGCAGGATCCGCTATAGTCTGCTACGAATGCAATAGTGCCATCAACGCCATGTGCTCGGGAACCAACCTGCCGGAGAGCTTGAAGCGGAACTGCTCCGATCATGACCGAGGAGTAACTCATACACTTTGCAGGTGATATAACAATCTTAGCAGGTTTTTCTAAACCGTCTTCCATGTTTTTATTGCTAGACTAGAACCAGTCCATTCGAGTACAACCTACCTAAGTACCTACCCTTTTTTATTTCGGGGGGGAAAGCACTTCAATCAGGGGGACGTTTGCTGATTTATTCGTACTCGTATTTAAGAATATATCATATGTTATAGTATTAGTTtattgtcttttatatttattaatattattattattttatgtgtgtaatctttattattagtgtgtaattattcataaatacgagtatataaccccaccaatcggtttctcttggttttcttaaacctaaggttgcttggaagagatcgccacaaagcgataattttttttaatagaaatagttgagagaccaatcagatggcccacctgtaagtggaaaaccaccgCCTATAAACACAGGAACAGGGCTTACAAGGAGCTCGTCCTGCTACATGacgccctgtatccatcaatttgagccgtaggtgttaagccacatgtgtctgtaattataccggcaaccatgccccgTTCGACTGGAACAACATTAAACATTGCATTGcaacaataaaattgaaaaatgcaaaaaaaacataaatctcTACTTCTGCTGTGTTAGAATAATTCCGGAGGAACAGTGTTGTAAAATTCCTGAGCACACTTTCCGAAGTATACCTAACCTATAAAATACCATAACGTTAacgatattttcattatttttgtaaagtatGATATATTCATTAAAGGTTCAAGTAACGTATTGGTAAAAATAgttacaatattaaatcaatgcaagTATTCGTAAAGAAAAATCACCAAATTATTGCTTTCAGAAAGATTATCCAACACGTAGACCATGGAATCAATGGTCAAGTGCCAACTGGTAGAGTCATAAGAAGCTGTGGATGGGACGAATCTAAATATAAGGTAACACCACGAATAACTCTCCTGAACCCTGAGAGAGGTGATTGTTAAAAAGGCTTGTGAGTATGTATGTCAAGTTGTTTATATGAAGAAGGTTCGAGACTTTACAAATGGGTAAGGGGAGTAactatacaatgtgtaaatgaaaaccgaaatattactttacaggctttagggttacattatttactgtctttgagacttatctgggaAACTACTGCCATAGGTTTTACTTGAAGTGATCAGatacataaacaaaacaacacttcacagggcattcaaggtgcacgtcctgcaacatgccatcGTATGTCCATCActgtgacggccgagtggcgcagtgggcagcgaccctgcttccttagtccaaggtcgtggattcgattcccacaaatggaaaatgtttgtgtgatgagcatgaatgtttttcagtgtctgggtgtttatatgtatattataagtatttatgtatattattaatcaaaatattcatcagtcatcttagaacccataaaacaagttacgcttacttttgggctagatggcgatgtgtgcattgtcgtagtatatttatttatttatttatttaagactgatgtgaaaggcatatactaatttcggcatcgacggtaggagagccgtagcttaattggattaTGCGCTCAAGCCGAGAtagccagagagtcgcaggttcaaatccagtcagttccgaaaatttttatatgcattttaaattcataaaatttaacaagtgtaagtaaaaacactaataaaaattataaaaatgataaaaatgtatgtcaCCAGGGTTCCTGTTATCATCGGTCTGGGTACGGAGGTCGACAGGAGGTCTGCGCGTGCTCAACAGACTTGTGCAACGGGTCCCACCGCCAGACAGCTTCTATGCTCTTCACCATATCTTCCTTATTAATCCTTCAGAAAAACGGTCTTACTTTGATAGTGTATATAGTTTGAtactccccaacaggttagcccgctaccatcttagactgcgtcatcaattaccaccagcacggctagtatgggcaggagacaattatctctcctACCTCCATCGAATTAAAAATCCACAGCACCGGCCCAAACCCATGTGCAccaaaatttacaacaaaatcctggaaaatataaaagaaaaagaaagtataaacttatttacaaaatccttaaaacattacttgctggagaaagcttattataaaataaatgacttcctaaatgagaatatttaatattgacaataataagtccgcctctcaatctggttacagcgccctcacagggttccatttcaaaagtaaacattagattgacattctttttgaacaatataattattatgtaatctatatgacattgtaatggacttgtaattgaataaatctCCCCGGGGTAAGGATAAAaatgtcttctcccacagctttatcaactctcagagcactggcgcacaagtggaaataatatccaaataatatatgtgtaataaacttCGCCTATTCCATGTTCACGTGCTTTAGCATGTGGAAACGTTAGTTCCCTGCCagggatataatcggaggaTATATATTTAgcctcctgcctgtgctagccctgcatgTGAcgttgcagtcaagagctaacctgtagaaatatttaaaaaaaaaaattgtgctgACGAATATTTACTGGAAACCTGTACAGGTATACAAAAGTTAAGACGAAAGAGGTCTTAGTGGTCTCAaatcatccctatccctatccctatccctactaatattataaatgtcaatgtaagtttgtttgttacgcttttacgcaaaaactacttaaccgatcctcatgaaactttgtacacatgtttttggaaatgttagaagtaatataggatactttttattccgaccttaagctcggtttctttgggagagggggtgaaagtgtttgacgattttataccataactctgacaaattataaccgatttaaataattatttttgtactatagaggtaataatatgtgtttaattttgcccaaactttgtgtagatctgatgaatgtggttggagatagaggacagaactcctcagcggacggcagcaaatccctcatttaaggcttagcgttactgaatgctttaattttttttagaactgcaactaaattgaatgccacatcaaaaaaacaaaatcaaacgcagacgaagtcgcgggcatcagctagtcaTTTATAAAACTAGCTGATCCCCGCACCTCGTTTATCACGGTTTTTACAAAACCCGTGGGCATCCTTTGTTTCCCAGTGACGAGAAGTAGCCAATGTTACACTCTGTCCCTTCAACTAAAGTACTTTGTTTCCGACGTTAAGCCTTAGAgtatagaaaaacaaacaaacacactaccgctttataaaattagtatggatGACTTTAGAAACTTTAacagtggaggaaaacatcgtgaggcaacctgcatgcctgagagttgtccaaaatattctcaaagacgtgGGTCAGCGTGAATAGGCGAACCTGAATGGCGAATGTGTTCCAAGAAATATTTTGCTTTTAgaattaattgataaaataaaaatagtgaagaatttaagttttgttttccttctattttttttgttatattttgtaccagCCCTGTGTTTTAAATTGCCAAACGTCACTTGGGAACCACGTACAGCCGCTAGTTACgtttataatgattaaaataacgTGATAAGTAcatcaacccgcattggaggaTCGAGGAAATTCTAAGATCTAAATTACTATATCCtatgaagcggtgaaagcctagtggctagggcttcggcttcacttcggggggactgagttcgaatccctgcacaTCTAAGCTATATGCATTAtaacaattgaaatatcacatgctttgatggtgaaggaaatatcgtgaggaaaccatgcctgagagttctccataatgttttcaaaggcgtgtcgAGTCCGCCAATTACTactggactacagcctaaacacTTCTTCTTGTGGACGGAGCCTCGTGCCCCgtagtaatgggttgaaatgatgataatggtGAAAGAGGAGACctgttcccagcagtgggatattgaTAAACTGAGGGTGCTGATTGTTATAGGTAATCTCATGAGTTTGTCTAATCTTTGAAagctgaaaaaataaacaaccttATTTACTTTCCTCTCATTTAAGTACGAAGAAGTACAACAATCGATGAACGTTAAGGATTTTAACCAACAATTTTATCCGATTTCATTTCAATCGCTAAAGATGTAAAATATTTGTGCTTATATCCTCTTCGTCGAAAATCTAATAGACATTACAAAGAAATTGAATcttactttgaaaaaaaaaaaccataaagaaaatattaacaacACCTTTTTGGATGATCCAAATCGATTGAAAGTCAAgtctaaaaagtaaaaatcgAATGACAAAACGTCAGGAAACAAATGAACGAAATCATATGGTTGGTTTCAATTTTTTGGCAAGTCACATTTTCCATTCCATTTCGAGGAGCCGAAtaggattataatttttatttagaaattaacTTAGAAAATAAGAAAGACAAAAACCGTGCTCCTGAAACATCGAAATCGAGTCCAGCCGTAACGTAACCTGTAAGCTTAATATAACTAGACTTGAAAAAATTTTGACACATCACAGTATCTTCAAATAGGTGATTAAAATACACTTGCAATGCACTGAAATAAAGGAACTAGCCTTGCAGAACTGGCAGAAAGCGGAATTTCAACGGTGAGTAGATTCGACTAActtctgatatttttttgaatttctctCTTATTTCTTATTAACGACCGATTTTGTTCAGTAGATCGTGATTACAATAACAAGAAGTtaaggatatttttattaaaagagaaaataGGCAATGAGTACATTAAAAATGCTACATGATGGCGCTACAGACACCATCTAGATTTTGATCTGAATATATGTGTCACTTCAATCTTTCCgttgaatattaaaatagtttaaagttGAATGTGATTGTTTCCAACCCATTAGATCTCGCTCAAATCAacgatttaaaacttttaaagccttttatattttacattttcttaCTTACATCCTTGGGTAGCTGAAAGATATGTCTTATAGAGATATAAGCTAATATATAAGCTTTGCTTTGTAcacttcataaataataaataaataaataaatttaatttgataggGGAATCTCAAATAACGCAATATATAAATCACTGCCGATtgtaattttatcattatttataagttatgcgCAATATATAAACGAATGAAAATGATGCTAAGCGGAAaatcatcgtctataaacagtgcaacaTTTGCTGGGCATGCAATGAACATATCCTGCaccgtgccgccctgtgttatTCCTCAcacgcctgtaattacaccgttTAGATGGGAACACAGCATAGCAACAATGGTGCTTTGCAGGACAAATAAGCAAGACGGTTTTGCTTCgccgggcgagctctgtcacaaaaagcttcacTGCTATTTTATTCTCCCGACAGCTGACCGCAAGCCAAATGCAAGAGTATGGTGGCGGTACATCAAACAAATCAGGAGAATTCCGAGATGGCGCAGAGCGTGGCCAAGATGGTTTCCCCTCACAACAACAATACGGAACCCAGAAGAATTATGGTAAGATGACCAGCATATGAATTAAGGAAATTAATAGACAACATCGTAATAAAACCTTATAATCTAAAATCTCTACTGCAGGGTCTAACAGAGatttatcaaatcaaaatataacGACGTACAGCAGAGTTGCAACCGGTATCTATGAAGTCACAGCAAGTCAGAATTATGAGAACCAAAACACCAGGTGacctttttaaacaatttttatttaaaatttaaattgttttagatttgaaaagaaaattcaTTTACAGATACAACCAACTTTCTGTACCAACGTTTAGTTCTCCACCTAATTCACCATTAATTGGATTAGTGTTTGACCCGACTGCACCAAACTACAGCGGATCAAATGTTATGACCGATCATATCAACGCTGA
The sequence above is a segment of the Pararge aegeria chromosome 17, ilParAegt1.1, whole genome shotgun sequence genome. Coding sequences within it:
- the LOC120630945 gene encoding uncharacterized protein LOC120630945 encodes the protein MKCSGLATVILFGLIHYGSAIVCYECNSAINAMCSGTNLPESLKRNCSDHDRGVTHTLCRKIIQHVDHGINGQVPTGRVIRSCGWDESKYKGSCYHRSGYGGRQEVCACSTDLCNGSHRQTASMLFTISSLLILQKNGLTLIVYIV